The region AGCTCGGCGGGGTCGAAGTCCGCGTCCTCCATCAGCGCGCTCAGGTCGGTGATCGCGCCCTGGTCCTGCAGGTCGTAGACGCTCGCGCCGTTGATGGCGACGATGTCGGCCAGCGTGCCGGTCGCGGCGGCCGAGGTCTGCAGGTCCACCGTGGCGGAGTACGGGTTCGAGATCAGGTTGACCTCGATCCCCGGGTGCTCCTCCTCGAACCGGTCCATGAGATCGCGCATGACGCCCTCGCTCAGCTCGACCTCCCACCACTGGCTGAAGTCCAGCGTGACGGTTCCACCGGCGTCGCCGGAACCGGAACCGGAGTCGCCTGACGAGCATCCGGCGAGCACGAGAGCGGCAGCGGTGCCGGCCGTGACGAGCGCAGCGAGTCTGCGGTGCATCGGGTTCTCCTCTTTGAGATGGGGCGGGCCACCCCAGGAAGGTTGTTCGAAGGAACGTCCCCACGAACGTGGCCGAGTGCGACAGTACCCGAAGGTATTCGGAAGCGCCAGTCTTTGTTACCGATTCGAATCCCGACGCCGATCCATCGTCCCGCGCAGGGGTCGGCGGCGTCTCAGGGTCGCCTCGGGATCGGCTGAAGGTGTCCGCACGAGGCGGCCCTCGCCGTCGTGCCCAGGGGGTTCGCTCAGGCGAGGATGAGCTCGACGCCGCTCGCGCGGATCGCGTCCTGCGTGCTGGCGGGCATGCCCTCGTCGCTGACCACGGTGTCGAAGCGCGAGACGTTGACGACCTTGTGCCGGTCGAGCGTGAACCACTTGGCGGAGTCGGCCAGGAGCACGCGTCTCCGGGACGCGCCGATGAGCGTGCGCTTGGACTCGGCGATGTCGAGGGAGCCCTCCACGACGTCGTGGTCCGCATCCATCCCGCCCGCACCGACGAACGCGACGTGCGCGATCTCGCCCTCGAGCCCCTGCTGGCGCGGGGAGCCGACGGTCGCGGCGATGTGCGGCACGAGGCGGCCGCCCAGCAGGCGCACCTGGATGCCGGCCACCTCCATGAGGGCGAGGCCGACGTTGACGCCGGGAGTGAGGACCACGAGGTCCTGGAACGCCGGCAGGTGGCGGGCGAGGGCGAAGATCGTGGTCCCGGAGTCGAGGATCACGGTGGTGTGGTCGGAGACGAGCGAGGCGGCCGCGGCGCCGATGCGCTGCTTCGCCTCGACGTTCTGGCTCGAGCGGACGTCGAAGCCCATCAGCGGTGTCTCGGACATCGTGACGCCGCCGTGCACCCGCGCCACGCGGCCCTGCTTCTCGAGCACCTCGAAATCGGTGCGGATGGTGACCTCGGAGACGCGGAGCTCGTCGGCGAGCTCGCGCGTGCGCGCCGTGCCGCGCTCGAACACGGCGGTCATGATCGCTTCACGTCGTTGGGATGCGTGCATCCTCGGAGATTACACGGGAACGCAAGCAAGCGAAGGGCGATCGCAAGTTCCGCTTCCGATCACGACGGCGCGTCCCCCACCGCGGCGTCGATCGTCGCGGTCGACGAGGTGATGACGCCGATCGTCCGTTCGAGCCAGTCCCGCGCTGCCGCGACGTCGGGTAGCACGAGGATGTCGCCGTCGACGGCGGTCTCCCGCCGCGCGGCGTCGTAGGTGGCGTCCAGCTCGTCGTCGAGTGCAACGGAAGTGGCGGCCAGGGCTGTCTCCGGCGCCAGTCGAAGGTGCGCTCACACAGGTCGCGCAGACGCGGGAGGTCGGGGTCGGCGCGCCACAGCAGCTGCAGGTCGACCAGGTCGTGGGCTCGCTCGTAGGCGGGGTCGGTCACCGCGTGCAGCTTCTGCGCGATCTGGTGCTCGAGATGCACCAGCTCGACGGGCCGGAGGTCGCCGAACCCGAAGCGTGCGCAGAACGCGACGAGCTCGTGGTCGATCTCGCTCCTCGTGTGGGCGTGCGGGTCGATCTCGGGATCCGACAAGCTCGACGTCGAGCCCTCCCCATGCGCGACCCAGGAACTCCAGGGACACGCGGTAGGGATGCATGAGGTACTCCGGTCGGGTCAGCCCCGGGTCGTGGAGCCTGACGGCCCGCACGGACGCGGTGAAGGCGACGCGGTCGGGCGCGTCGGGGTCGCGACGCAGCTGGCCATGCCGCCCTTCACCGCGACGCCGTCGGGCAGCATCTGGGACACCACGAGCGTGCACAGCATCACGCGCGCACGTGCCACGGGAAGACCCATCGCTCCCGCTACCTGTGCGAGGCGGTCCTCCAGCTGCGTCACGTTGAGTGGTGGAGATGCCGTGGTCATGCCGGACCTCCGGGCCGCGCAGCGGCGGGATGCTCGTCGATCAGCGCCCGCCTCAGCGCCTGGCCGACCAGGGCCTCCCAGCGGTCCGGCGGCATTCGGCCCCGCACGTCCAGGAGCGCGCGCCGGACGGTCGTGGCCGCCACTCCCTGGTACCGGGTCACGTCCCCCGCCGGCACGTCGGTCCGGTGGGTCAGCTCCATCCAGGTCGGCAGCGTCCGCCGGACGCGGCGGCGGGTGCCGACGCGCACTTTCGGGGGTTGAGCTGGCCGAGTCCGAGGAGGTCGAGCACCGACTCGTCCTGGAGGAATGCGCCGTCGCCCGCGAGCGCGACGGCGACGGCCGGTTGCGTCGCAGCGGTCCGCGGTACGTCCCGGTGGGAGTAGACGCCCTGACCGTGTGCCTGCAGAGCCCCTCGGGCGGCGAGCTTGCGCAGCTCCACGGCGGGAACGCCGGCGTCGTCCGCCTCGGCGATGGTGACCACCCCGTGGTGACCGGCAGCGATCTCCCAGAGGTCCGTGCGATAGGTCATGGGCCCACCTCCTGAGCCAGAAGCGTACCGATATCGGTACGCTCCTGCCCTGACGGGTTCACCCCACCGCGGCGTCGATCGTCGCCTCCGAGTCGACCGCCACCCGGGTGTCGCCGGGCATCGCCTCGGCGCCCGGCCACCAGCCGGCCGCGTCCCCGGCCATCGCGGCGCACCCGCGCGTGGCCGCCTCCGTGACGGTCGAGACCGCCAGCGGCCGCGGGCCGAGCGCCACCTTCGCGTGCCGCCAGCGGCGCGAGCGCAGGCCGCCGCCGGTCAGCACCGTCTCGCCGGTCGCCCCCGCGACGGCGCGCGCGAGCTCCCCGCCCCGGTTGGCGAGCAGCACGTACGCGTCCATCAGGTCACCCCACGCCGCGGCGTCGCGCGGGCCGAGCACGGCGTGCCCGTCCTGCAGGGCCGCGAGGTCCGCGGCGCCGAAGCGGGGCGCGTCGGTGGGCGGGGCCGCACCGTCGTCGAGCGCCTGCCGGTCGAGGTCGGCACCGTCGAGGAACGTGCGCATCGCCAGGCCGGGGCGCATCCGCTCCCACACGGCCAGCAGCGCGCCGTCGGGCGGCCAGACCTCGAAGGTGAGGTCGGCGTCGCGCTCGAGGTGGGCGACGAGCTGCGCGCGCGTGAGCGTCGCGCCGGAGGGGAGCGCGGCGATGATCGCCTCGCCCGTCCCCATCGAGTCGAAGACCTCGCCCGTGCGCACGCCCGACCCCACCGCGGCGACCGGGTGGTCGTGCCCGGCGATCACCACCGGTGCGCCCTCGGCGAGCCCGAGCGCCCGCGCGAGATCACCCGTGGCCGGGGCGGCGTACCCGGGCTCGCGGACCGGGGCGAGCGAGACGTGGCCGAGGCCCGCCGCGACCCACACCTCCGCCAGGTAGCGGTGCTCGAGCGGGTCCCAGACCCCGCTGGTGGTGGCGAGCCCGGCCTCCTGCCACGCCTGCCCCGTGAGCTGGTAGGCGAGCGCGCCGCAGAGACCGACGAACTGCCCCGGGGGCACGCGGCCGGTGCGGGCGTGCAGGTGGGCGAGCTTGGCGACCGTCGAGGTGGTGCGCAGGTGCCGGCCGGTGAGGTCGCGCAGGGCGGTGGCGCCCCAGCGGCTCTCGAGCTCGGCGACGACCTCGGCCCCGCGGTCGTCGTACCAGGCCGGGAAGTCCAGGGGGTGAGCCCCTCGGGGGTGACGATCGTGCCGACCTCGCCCATCGACGTCGTGCCGAGCGCGGCGATCGGGCCGGCGTCGAGGGCGGCGACGACGTCGAGCGCCGTCGCGAGCAGGTCGAGCACGGGGAAGTCGTCCCCGCCGGGGCTGCGGCGCACCGGCGTCGCCGCGGCCTCCAGCGCGACCATCTCCCCGGCGGCGTCGTAGGCCGCGGCCTTGATCCGCGAGCTGCCGAAGTCGACCCCCACGATGACCGGCGTTCCCATGTCTTCTCCCTCGAAGCGCAATCAAATGAAGCCTGCTGGGTTTCGTTCTGCTATCGTAGCGTGCCAGTGGGACACCGTAGCCCCGCTCGACGAAGCCGTCCGGAACCGAAAGGCCACCACGATGACACTGTGCACCCTGCGGGAAGTGCTCGACCACGCCCGCGCCGGCGGATACGGGGTGGGCGCCTTCAACGTCACCGACATCGAGCAGGTCGAGGCGGTGCTCGACGCCGCGGCGTCCACGAGCTCGCCCGTCATCGTGCAGACGATCGCCGGCGCCTCGGCCTTCGCCTCCGACGAGCTCTACTGGGACCTGCTGCTGCGCACGGTCGACCACTACCCGCAGGTGCCGGTCGTGGTGCACCTCGACCACGGGCCCGACGCCGAGACGTGCAAGCGGGCGATCGACGCCGGCTTCTCCAGCGTGATGATCGACGGCAGCCTCGACCCCGTCACCCACCAGCCCACCAGCTTCGAGGCGAACGTGGCCGTGACGAAGGAGGTCGTGGCCTACGCCCGCGAGCGCGGCGTCTCGGTCGAGGCCGAGCTCGGGACCATCGGCGGCTCGAAGGACGGCGCCACGCACGCCGAGATCGTCCTTGCCGACCCCGACGAGGCCGCGCGGTTCGTGGCGGAGACCGACGTCGACGCGCTCGCCGTCGCCATCGGCACCTCGCACGGCGCCTACAAGTTCACGAGCCCACCCGACGGGACCGTGCTGCGCATGGACCTCATCGAGACCATCGCCGGGCTCATCCCCGACACCCACCTGGTGATGCACGGCTCGTCGTCCCTGCCCGCCGACCTGCGCGAGATCATCAACGCGCACGGCGGCGGCCTGCCCGAGTCCTGGGGCGTGCCCGAGGACGAGAAGGCGCGCTCCACGAAGCTCGGCGTCACGAAGATCAACCAGGGCATGGACTCGCACATGGCCTACGCCGCCGCGATGCGCGTGGCGCTCGCGGCCGACCCGCTGGCCGCCGACCCTGCCCCCGCCGCGAAGGCCGGCCGCGCGGCGATGTCCGCGATGGTGGCCGAGCGGATGGCCGTCTTCGGTCAGGCCGGCCGCGCCGACTACACGCCGACGCCGCTGCGCGAGACGGCGGCGCTCAGCCTCGCCTGACGGGGCGGGCGGCGCGCAGGGCGTCACAGTCGGTACGGGCCGACGTCACCCGCTCCGCCGCGCCGCCCACACCATCCCCTGCTCGACCACCCGCGAGACCCAGGGGTCGCCGAGCGTCTCCACCGTGTGCCCCAGGGTGCACGCGAACACGCGGCCGGCGCCCCACCGCCGGGTCCACACCGCCGGCACGGTGACCGGCTCGTGCCACGCGGCACCCTCGCGCACGGCGTGCGTCGTCGTCGCCAGCACGTCGCAGCCGGCGTCGGTCTGGACCCAGTACTGCTCGGTCGTCAGCCGCACGGCGGGGGCGACGCCGTCGAGCACCGGATGGTCGGCGCGCCCCGCCACCACGCGGACCTCGTGCTCGATCAGGTCGTCCGGGTGCGCCACGAACTGACCGCCCACGACGTGGTGGTAGTCGGTGGCGTCGCGGAACGCGTCGAGCAGCCCCCGTGCCAGCCGGCCAGCCCGGTACCCGCCTCGACCGCGCGGCGCAGCCCGGTGAGCTCGTCCGCCAGGATCTCGCCCTTCGTCCAGGACTGGACCACGAGGTCAATCCCGTCCATGACGTCGGAGTCGGCGTACACCTCGAGGGCGTCCTCGACGGCCACGTCGAAGCCCGCCTCGCGCAGGCGGGGGATGAACAGGTCGGTGGTGCCGACGGGGTCGTGCCCGTCCCAGCCACCACGAACCACCAGCGCGCGTCGTTGCACGTCATGCCTCCTTGCTGAGAATGAGGCCCTCCACGGCCTCCGGTGAGAGGAACCTGTCGATCACGAGGGTCGCGGCGCCGACGATGCCCGCGCTGCTGCCGGCGCGCGCCGTCTCGATCTGCAGCCGCGCCGTCGCCAGCGGCATGCACCGCTGGTAGACCACCTCGCGGATGCCCGCGATGAGCTGGTCCCCGGCGAGGGCGAGGTGGCCGCCCACCACGATCCGTGCGGGGTTGAGGAGGTTGACGGCGCTCGCGAGCGCGAGCCCGATGTCACGTCCCGCCTGCCGCACGTGGGCGTTCGCCTGCACGTCGCCGACCCGCACGCGCGCGACGACGTCGTCCGTGGTGACGCTCGTGCCCGACTCGGCGCTCAGGTGCGCCGCGATCGAGGTCAGCGACGCCACGGCCTCGAGGCAGCCGTCGTTGCCGCAGCGGCAGCGCACGTCCTGCTTGCCGGGCAGCGAGAGGTGGCCGATGTCCCCGGCGGCACCCTGCGCGCCGCGCCGCAGCTCGCCGTCCATGAGGATGCCCGCGCCGATGCCCGTGGCGACCTTGACGAACAGGAGCTCGCGCTCGTCGGGGTAGATCGTGCGCTGCTCGCCGAGCGCGATGATGTTGGCGTCGTTGTCGACGGCGACCGGCACCCCCAGCCGCGCGGCCAGGATGCTCGGGACGTCGACGTCGTTCCAGCCGGGCATGATCGGCGGGTTCACGGGGCGACCGGTCGTGTGGTCGACCGGCCCCGGCAGCCCGATGCCCACCCCCGCGAGGTCGAGGGCGGTCCGCCCGGCCCGGGCGAGCAGCGCCTGCGCCGTGTCCGCGACCCACGCCAGCACCGGCTCGGGTCCGTCCGCGATCGCCACGAGCTCGTCGAGCTCCACGAGCAGCCGGCCCGCGAGGTCCGTCAGCCCGATCCGGGCGCGCGTCGCGCCGAGGTCGACGCCGAGCACCACCCGGGCGCTCGGCTCGAACGCGAAGGTGGCGGGCGGGCGGCCGCCCGTGCTGCTGGCCTCACCCGTCGGCACCAGCACCCCGATGCGGCACAGCGCGTCGATGCGCGCGGCAACGGTGGAGCGGGAGTGCCCGGTCTCCGCCATCAGCCAGGCCCGCGTGCGGGGGTGCCGTCGCGAAAGAGCTGGAACGTCTCCCCGGCGCCCGTGGGCCTGGTCGGGAACTTCCTCAGTCCGTCCATGAGCACAGTGAACCCCTCCTCGCACCGCGCGGTCGCCGCCCTCCGGCACGCGAACGGCGGAACCGGGCTGTCGCCCGGCCTTCGGTCATCTGCGGAGCAAAGTAGCGCAACTTCTGATTGACGGCCAGCAAAAGTCTGCCTACGGTCGTCAGGTGGTCAGAGTGGACCGCACGTCGTGGCGGCGCTTCCTCCGCTCGACACCGCCTCCCACCTTGGCTCGGTCAGCAGCGTCACCGTCGTCGTCCGCACGAGCACCACGGGAGGTGCCTCCGAACCCACGCGCGCAACGAAGCAGCGCCCCCTGTCACCCAGATCGAAGGAGCTCCAGGTGAGAACCCTGTTCGCAGGCAGGTCGCCCGGCGTCCGCCGGACGATCGCGGCCGTCGCCGCCGCCACCGTCGCACTGCCCCTGTCGTTCGCCGCGATGGCCTCGGCCAGCGCGGTGCCGCAACCACCCGACCCCGAACCCCCCGTCGTGGAGGAGGAGGACTTCTCCGTCCTCGTCTTCTCGAAGACCGCCGGTTTCCGGCACTCCTCGATCCCCGCCGGCATCGCCGCCATCGAGCAGCTCGGCGAGGAGAACAACTTCGCCGTCGACGCCACCGAGGACGCCGCTGCCTTCACCGAGGAGAACCTCGCGGGCTACGACGCCGTCGTCTGGCTCTCCACCACCGGCGACGTCCTGAACGCCGACCAGCAGGCCGCGTTCG is a window of Litorihabitans aurantiacus DNA encoding:
- a CDS encoding nucleotidyl transferase AbiEii/AbiGii toxin family protein codes for the protein MHLEHQIAQKLHAVTDPAYERAHDLVDLQLLWRADPDLPRLRDLCERTFDWRRRQPWPPLPLHSTTSWTPPTTPRGGRPPSTATSSCYPTSRQRGTGSNGRSASSPRRPRRSTPRWGTRRRDRKRNLRSPFACLRSRVISEDARIPTT
- a CDS encoding DeoR/GlpR family DNA-binding transcription regulator gives rise to the protein MHASQRREAIMTAVFERGTARTRELADELRVSEVTIRTDFEVLEKQGRVARVHGGVTMSETPLMGFDVRSSQNVEAKQRIGAAAASLVSDHTTVILDSGTTIFALARHLPAFQDLVVLTPGVNVGLALMEVAGIQVRLLGGRLVPHIAATVGSPRQQGLEGEIAHVAFVGAGGMDADHDVVEGSLDIAESKRTLIGASRRRVLLADSAKWFTLDRHKVVNVSRFDTVVSDEGMPASTQDAIRASGVELILA
- a CDS encoding FGGY family carbohydrate kinase, with the protein product MDFPAWYDDRGAEVVAELESRWGATALRDLTGRHLRTTSTVAKLAHLHARTGRVPPGQFVGLCGALAYQLTGQAWQEAGLATTSGVWDPLEHRYLAEVWVAAGLGHVSLAPVREPGYAAPATGDLARALGLAEGAPVVIAGHDHPVAAVGSGVRTGEVFDSMGTGEAIIAALPSGATLTRAQLVAHLERDADLTFEVWPPDGALLAVWERMRPGLAMRTFLDGADLDRQALDDGAAPPTDAPRFGAADLAALQDGHAVLGPRDAAAWGDLMDAYVLLANRGGELARAVAGATGETVLTGGGLRSRRWRHAKVALGPRPLAVSTVTEAATRGCAAMAGDAAGWWPGAEAMPGDTRVAVDSEATIDAAVG
- a CDS encoding type IV toxin-antitoxin system AbiEi family antitoxin domain-containing protein produces the protein MTYRTDLWEIAAGHHGVVTIAEADDAGVPAVELRKLAARGALQAHGQGVYSHRDVPRTAATQPAVAVALAGDGAFLQDESVLDLLGLGQLNPRKCASAPAAASGGRCRPGWS
- a CDS encoding ThuA domain-containing protein; this encodes MQRRALVVRGGWDGHDPVGTTDLFIPRLREAGFDVAVEDALEVYADSDVMDGIDLVVQSWTKGEILADELTGLRRAVEAGTGLAGWHGGCSTRSATPPTTTTSWAVSSWRTRTT
- a CDS encoding ThuA domain-containing protein, which translates into the protein MGGQFVAHPDDLIEHEVRVVAGRADHPVLDGVAPAVRLTTEQYWVQTDAGCDVLATTTHAVREGAAWHEPVTVPAVWTRRWGAGRVFACTLGHTVETLGDPWVSRVVEQGMVWAARRSG
- a CDS encoding ketose-bisphosphate aldolase, translating into MTLCTLREVLDHARAGGYGVGAFNVTDIEQVEAVLDAAASTSSPVIVQTIAGASAFASDELYWDLLLRTVDHYPQVPVVVHLDHGPDAETCKRAIDAGFSSVMIDGSLDPVTHQPTSFEANVAVTKEVVAYARERGVSVEAELGTIGGSKDGATHAEIVLADPDEAARFVAETDVDALAVAIGTSHGAYKFTSPPDGTVLRMDLIETIAGLIPDTHLVMHGSSSLPADLREIINAHGGGLPESWGVPEDEKARSTKLGVTKINQGMDSHMAYAAAMRVALAADPLAADPAPAAKAGRAAMSAMVAERMAVFGQAGRADYTPTPLRETAALSLA
- a CDS encoding ROK family protein, with protein sequence MAETGHSRSTVAARIDALCRIGVLVPTGEASSTGGRPPATFAFEPSARVVLGVDLGATRARIGLTDLAGRLLVELDELVAIADGPEPVLAWVADTAQALLARAGRTALDLAGVGIGLPGPVDHTTGRPVNPPIMPGWNDVDVPSILAARLGVPVAVDNDANIIALGEQRTIYPDERELLFVKVATGIGAGILMDGELRRGAQGAAGDIGHLSLPGKQDVRCRCGNDGCLEAVASLTSIAAHLSAESGTSVTTDDVVARVRVGDVQANAHVRQAGRDIGLALASAVNLLNPARIVVGGHLALAGDQLIAGIREVVYQRCMPLATARLQIETARAGSSAGIVGAATLVIDRFLSPEAVEGLILSKEA